Part of the Bombyx mori chromosome 19, ASM3026992v2 genome is shown below.
actgtggaagctAATcgaaaacatttgttaagtacgtatgtcACTAGTAAAATTGGCACTCGCCTTCGAGAATGGTATACTGGCACAGTTGCATCGGTTATGAATAGTGGTTGATTGTTTACCTTGTCAACCCCCATAACCAGTATGTGTTTATGTCCACCGATGGGATACAGAGACCTCATGTTTGGGCACCCCTGCATTACTCTTTGTAGTTTTTCTGGTATTCTGTCTTACTGAAAACTCATATCCCCTTCTATTTGCCACTTTTATATCTGTAAGCTTACAAACCCAAACATTTGCAAGATGGTTTTCTTCCTTCAAGTCCTGTCAGATATTATTGAATCGTTTTGGAGAATAATAAGTatgaacaaaaatttaaaatcacagACACTTCAGTTTCATTTATTTGCATGTTTGCCATTAATTGatgtttgaaataaaactatgaaataaggcaaatacatacttatattttgttatatatcCCATGGAAGTTATTGTTAATATAGACGAGAGGTCACCAAAGAGCAGACCGCAGTCTGCATCCGGAGTGCTGACTCAGTTTGTGCGAAAATAGATAACACATGTGAACAAAGATCTGATATTTTAGATATCTGGCCATGTTTAAAACATTAGTAGTAATTGTAGTGTAAGTgtttggaattaaataatagacaagattcattttaaataattttaataacctaCATATTGATTTAGTGGTGaatattaactaataaatattgTTCTATTGTCTTTTCTTAATTTGTTTAGCTTTAGAACTCGTTGGTTTTGGCACTGAACCCCTATTGAAGATTTTAGTAAACATTTCTGACATTTCCGGCACATCAGATATTTTTGCCAGATTGCTTATCTGCTTCAAATCCTCTTTAGTCTCAGGATCATTCATCATTTTAGGTAGAATCATGATTAAGAATAATGGTAGCACCATCATTACCACCATTGGGTTGAACAAGAAGTCAGTGAGCCTCCATTGTTCCCGAACTTGAAAATATCTGAATTTGGTGACTGGTTTCATCCTCAGCGGGTAAGGTACTTGAATGACTTGTGAAGTTTGAACGTAATTGACTTTTCTAGCTCTGTATTTGCCTTTAGAATTGATTTCGACACGCACGGGTTCGTACATGTAGTCTGGGTGTACGATTTCGACGACGTATGAACCAGACGGTAAATTATGCACCACAAATGTCCCATCTTCTCGGACAAAACCGATGTATTCGCCTCCGTTAACGTGAACGCGGGTGTCCAATTGCCAATTGCTGTTGTTGGGATCTTCAGGAGGAAACACACGGCCTTCGATAACATGTCCGATTTCTTCTTCAGTCAGATCACTAGCGCAATAAACATTGCCGAGCACGAATGTCGAAATGTATATTATGAtgatttttgtattcatgttttTAAGATACGTAAGTATTAATTCAGTATTAAGCTTTAAGGTTTTTTTACTCAGGTCATTCGATGAATGACAGACGACAGTACCTAGTTTAGTTTCATTACTCCAATGGAAGAAAGTCAAAGCTATTCGATCATACAGCCAATTCTTTTATTCTCTTATTGAACAGTAAAAATAGCTTTGTCTGATAAGTTGAATGTGAGAAATAGCAGAATGAAAcgaaattgatttatttaaaattgggATGAAAGTACTATAAGTAAAATTGTGAACATTTTCAACTGAACTTCGATTgatattttgaaaattgaaaaatataaaaaagctaaaaaaaatattttagtcaaCACTTAATAGGTTTGGAAAAGCAAAGGTAACATAGCCCACACATTCCAGAACAGTTTCCATTAATAGACCGAATAATAAGAATTATATCTTTTGAAAGAAATCGAAAAATGAATCGttgagacgaaatgaaataaagtgaAACTCCAACTAACGCCGTCGTCgtggttgaagtcgtcgtggttgaagtcgtcgtggcttaagagataacacgtccggtgcattcatgttgagcgatgcaccggtggtcgaatcccaggcaggtaccaatttttctaatgaaatatgtactcaacaaatgttccacgatgaaggaataacatcgtgtaataaaaatcaaactcgctaaattatatttgcgtaattactgcaaTGGttgtctttaattttaatttaattcggttCACTTTAATTtccactataataatatataatatttattcaagacTTAAAATGCAAACACTTACAAGAATTCTTAACACTAGtctaataatatacatggcttttttatgaggtatacaataacaaaattccCTGACTTTTGTGTTCATAATTGTCTTCATAAGTATGTACAACGTGTAGAAAGGGTACTGAAGATAGAGTAATTTCCTCGGCTGCAATATGACATAGATGGCATCGTATATGAGGGGTGTCATTTTGCCCTCGTCATCCTCAACGCACATGTTGAGTTTGATCTATCGTTGCCCAACATTGTGGCTACGATTCTCAACTTCTTTTAATCAAGAATCTCGCACGATGCGACGAAGTGTGACAGCTCTTCTCTTTCACTACAAGGGCCGCGCCGACCTCCGGCAGCGCCCGTGTGCGAAACCCATAAAGCGTCTCCTATTTTTACGAATCTacatgtttaaatttttattatttttattatttgttaattttgacttATTGTTCTGACGTAAATCTGGGGAAACTTGTACTATACATGCATTATATGTTTTGTTATATAGAGGGCAAACGTTGCGCCTattgtaggtacctacttatttatcaatacataaataacataaataatttcgGTGAGAGCGCCCCTATTGTCCTGGCGCCTGTGCACACTTCGCGCACAGAGGCGTCGCGGCCCTGTTCACTACCACTCATAATACAAGCACGCGTCGAATGATGATCCATCGATTCAACATCCCGAGATAAACTTTGGGTTTTCGAATTGAGGTTAAGGCATATAAAcgcttttaattgtattaatgtttgttttcataattattttttgtttaataattttcatgaTCAACAGAAGGGAATTTTTTTAGCGATTGCCTAACAATTTTTAGTTTCAGTcgacgatttttataaaattattaaataatctttTCAGTAACAAACACGagatatctatatttataacagtattattattttagtgatAATTTGTTACTAAATAATATATCATTGAAAATTTCAGCGTAAAATCTTGTGACACGGTTACATAGTAAAACACGAATCTCATTATCCGAGTGTCGTAATAAGCGTTACTGTTTTAAAAAGAAACACACATTGTTAACTACTCACATTGTTGTGTACCAAGAAGTACTTTTACTAACAATAGGCTGTCTACAGAGTAGGAACTAAATGACACACATGTCCATAAACATGTGGACTTATTTACCTTCTTTTAATTTGCATTACACgcaaaaacgatttttttttatatagttgcGTTTATATTATAACTATAACCAATCtataacgaaataaaataatataataatgaaattccaattagtttaaatttcatttcTTATAATAATCAGATTCTCCTGAAAGTAGGTGGTTACCGTTTTTTGGGAAATTAGTAGAGCCTTAGTTCAACAGTTGTATAACGCGGACGACTCTCCTCTTATCTCGTTTGAGGAAGACGTTAAAGCAGTCAAGAAATGCTGAAGAGTCTTCATTTCGGAGTTTGATCGCACGATGCAACAATaatctttcattattttttttattgcttagacggttggacgatctcacagtccacctggtattaagcggttactggagcctgtggcgggtagccatcatacaacgcaagataattgacagatgcctgaatatcgctcacgacattttcaagataaagcgcatatatacaagttccgaacaacaacattggggccacttcgataaagcggcacgacacgagaaccctctcatcgtggccgccggtaactacattcccgatcctgcggaaagaatggaaagcagtcgacgtcgcccaaaacacgtcatctcggatcctcccgatccactgacggtgcttctaggtacttcaagcaccggtcaccgttctcgtcgaacccgtcgcttgcgacgaagggctcgacgaataaattaactctcagacacagcccgctgagtttctcgccggatcttctcagtgggtcgcgtttctgatccggtggttgattctgcaaagcactgctcttactagggtcagtgttagcatcacttcggtttgagccccgtgagctcacctactagttaaggttacgctgaaatagcctctcaaggctatccgcttaggtaaaaaaaaagacaacgcACGGTTTACCTACCCCGCACAGCAGCAGTTCAACCAGTCGGAACTTACCACTATTTAGTACATTAGAATTGCAATGTttgtgtaatctatatatatataaaaatgaattgctgttcgttagtctcgctaaaactcgagaacggctggaccgatttggctaattttggtcttgaattattcgtggaagtccagagaaggtttaaaaggtgaagaAACATAAataagctcggaattatataaaaacaaacaattttgtttttcctttgatgtgtccccttgatgtgtcttctatttatcgattagggcactacgaagtctgccgggtcagctagtatgaaatatatttcttttctaAATTCATTTGTAAAACGGTACTTTTGATACGACTTTTAACCAAAGTCAAACCCGGCCCGCTTTGATGAACGATATTGGATTTGACTTTGACCATATTCCTACCAAACTTCACAGGTAATCCTGACAAAAATTCCTGAAAATTTTATCCAAATCAGTCCATCCTTTTCTGATCTTTTGGGAGCGTACgtacaaacataaataataaataaataataataatataaaattaacaataataaataaattcataaaaataaataagtagttTCATAACTACGGAGGCAGTATTGATTGTTTTTAACAGCCACCTCTCTTTTTAATAACTCAGCCATATTCTTTAGTTTTTATTCTGATTTCATAAAGTTATTTTGTAAGCATTACAGAAATTTCTAGCAGCGGGtacttaagtcgtcgtggcctaaaggataagacgtctggtgcaccggtgttcgaatccgaggcgggtaccaatttttctaatgaaatacgtattcaacaaatgttcacgattgacttccacggtgaaggaataacatcgtgtaataaaaaccaaacccgcaaaattataatttgcgtaatcactggtggtaggacctcttgggagtccgcacgggtaggtaccaccaccgtcggtgagctcgtccatccatctaagcaataaaaaaaaaggaggtaAGGGTGCTTCCGTCTTGAAAACATAATCTGAGAATGTCTGAGAACGATCAGAAGTTTATGCTTTTAACCCTATAATGATACTCTGGTAGATTCATAGCCAACTTGATTATCCACGCTAATTCGAATTGGGTGTTATTTAAATGGTTAGCATAGTATTCGTATTTTTGTGAGCAGAAAAATATAACCTGTGAGCAGAAATAGCTAAATGATCAGCAACTCGAATACGACTTTTGCATTACATAACCTATCTCTTGATGATGatataaagctgaaatagcttaatGTCcgttgtcgtatcactcttgtcagagcggtaaTCATTCAGTATCCTTGCTGTGGGccgatgttatgcgcctcacgagcaatctcCACGTCTGCTGGTTTGCgatgagcctggtacactcatgcaaacaaccgCCAACATGACTTGGTCgatccatcgcatgggcaaccttccacgcggtctggtgccttctattttgccttttttattgcttagatgggtggacgagctcacagcccacctggtgttaagtggttactggagcccatcgacatctacaacgtttatgcgctacccactttgagatataaattctaagatctcggtatagttacaacggctgccccacccttcaaaaatggattactgcttcatggcagaaataggctgactggtggtacctacacgcgcggacttacaagaggtcctaccaccaataaaaaattaacgacaaggcgctctacGGAGTCATTTCCTCGCTGGGAGATATGATATAACTCAATACAGCGGCTAAAAATTCAAACGCACGCGAGTGTATAAGCGGCGCACAGCTAGTTAATTTATCAATAAGGACGGCAATGCTCCTGTTAGATCCACACACGGCACACGAAGGCGACAGGCGAGCCCAATCATTTTGTTAGACTAGTAATTACAAATCCGATTCAGTAGTGAAACTGTACTCCCCATGAACGTTCGCGTGTGTAAAtgcagatttaaaataaaaatcgtgaTGGTCGGCGCGATGGCGACGATGCTGCTCGTATCGGTTCTGAGTTTCTTTGCTGCACCGTCCGATTCGATTTATATTGTCGAGCCCGGACCGAAGTTCCCACCGACGCGAGGCGAGGTCTGGCCGAAGCCGCAAAAGGAAACGAAaagcgattatttttatttatttcgcccGGACGTCATTCAAATAGAGGTATGCCAGTGCAacgatttataaatatttttccttaaattataattataatatactagctgatccggcagacttcgtagtgcctcaatcgataaataaaaacctaaacacacttaaaacaaaccaaaggaatccgtccgacggaggacacatcaaagatttaattccgagcattatcatatttatcta
Proteins encoded:
- the LOC101744887 gene encoding ER membrane protein complex subunit 7; protein product: MNTKIIIIYISTFVLGNVYCASDLTEEEIGHVIEGRVFPPEDPNNSNWQLDTRVHVNGGEYIGFVREDGTFVVHNLPSGSYVVEIVHPDYMYEPVRVEINSKGKYRARKVNYVQTSQVIQVPYPLRMKPVTKFRYFQVREQWRLTDFLFNPMVVMMVLPLFLIMILPKMMNDPETKEDLKQISNLAKISDVPEMSEMFTKIFNRGSVPKPTSSKAKQIKKRQ